A DNA window from Candidatus Roseilinea sp. contains the following coding sequences:
- a CDS encoding NrdH-redoxin, with translation MSNTQPPVKFYGAMWCGDTRRARAWFDNHNIPYEWIDVDKNKEAEEFVKSVNNGFRSIPTIVFADGSRLTEPSVRKLEEHARKLGLIPSAPEQSADV, from the coding sequence ATGTCCAACACCCAACCCCCCGTCAAGTTCTACGGCGCCATGTGGTGCGGCGATACGCGCCGAGCGCGCGCTTGGTTTGACAACCATAACATCCCATACGAGTGGATAGATGTGGACAAGAACAAAGAGGCGGAGGAGTTCGTCAAATCGGTCAACAATGGCTTCCGTAGCATTCCGACGATCGTCTTCGCCGACGGCTCGCGGCTGACCGAGCCAAGTGTGCGTAAGCTGGAAGAGCACGCGCGCAAGCTGGGTTTGATCCCGTCGGCGCCTGAGCAATCTGCCGATGTCTGA